The nucleotide sequence CGAACAGGTCGTCGGCGTCAAGCTGGCCCACTTCAACGGCTACGACTGGACTCCAACCGACCGCGCGGTTGAAGCCGGGAAGCTGGCCAACGTTCCGGTCATGATTGATTTCGGCGGGAGCACGCCCACGCTGTCGATCGAAGACCTCTTTCTGAAACACCTGCGGCCGGGCGATATCTTTACCCACTGTTTCGGGCAGCTGAAAACCCGCGAAGCGATTGTAGACGTGACCACCAACAAAGTGAAACCGTTCGTCTGGGAGGCCCAGAAAAAAGGGCTCATCTTCGACGTAGGCTATGGCGGTATCAGCTTCGCCTTTTCACAGGCTATTCCCGCGATCAAAAGCGGTTTCCTGCCTAACACGATCAGTACCGATATTCATACCGGCAGCATGAACAACGCCATGAAAGATATGCTGAACGTGATGTCGAAGTTTCTGGCGATGGGGATGGATCTGCCCAGCGTCATTAAAGCCAGTACGTGGAATCCGGCCAAAGCCATCCGGCGCGAAGAGTTGGGGCATCTGTCGGTGGGGTCGGTGGCCGATGTCGCCATTCTGAAGCTGCACGAGGGCAAGTTTGAGGTGCGGGATACGGGTATGTTCGGGTTCTTTGATTACACGGGCCATAAGATTGAAGGCAAACAGAAACTGGCC is from Spirosoma taeanense and encodes:
- a CDS encoding amidohydrolase/deacetylase family metallohydrolase, with product MKKIKLLVVALFCSLVNLAVAQTYSVVIKGGHVIDPKNNINGIMDVAINDGKIVQVARNIDPKGAIQVVDARGLYVTPGLIDMHTHVFFGTNLDQTYSNGPNALPPDGFTFRNGVTTIVDAGCSGWRDFETFKKQTIDLSQTRVLALLNIVGSGMRGGTFEQNIADMDAGKTAEMAKKYPEQVVGVKLAHFNGYDWTPTDRAVEAGKLANVPVMIDFGGSTPTLSIEDLFLKHLRPGDIFTHCFGQLKTREAIVDVTTNKVKPFVWEAQKKGLIFDVGYGGISFAFSQAIPAIKSGFLPNTISTDIHTGSMNNAMKDMLNVMSKFLAMGMDLPSVIKASTWNPAKAIRREELGHLSVGSVADVAILKLHEGKFEVRDTGMFGFFDYTGHKIEGKQKLACEMTIRNGRIVYDLNGIANPVVVTQKPRS